ccaaatccgaaatcagaatctttctatcttcattttcaagaaagatagtttttgagaaaaagtggtgaccggagagacgtagaatcaccatgtgaaagcgacgatttgtccgctagtatctcgatgcaagccggtttctgcttgcctcgaggggaaaagacgtgacaaaacgaggttcctggctaggggtcaccatgtgaaagacacgatttgactcaatgtacttcgacaaattaaaaaacgtgaacactgttcagtgttcaagttgcacgtctcctatcgtgtgaaagtagcctaagGTGTCAGTTTGTCGTACACAATGACATCATCAAACTGATTTCATTCACACTTTCAGATGCTGAAAGTGACGGGTTGTCGGGGAGACACTTTTCGGCATTGTTATATTTTACGATGTGACAGGATGTCCGCTTGAAgagagcaattcactttcaatcagctgataccaagctttttatatctgtatcttaccgtttctgtaaaaatacagatatagtcagctgattaaaagtgaattgctcatgttcgcggcgcgtatatctgtacgcacttcAAGAGAGATATTGAGCTGTTTAGGAAACTATATCCCAATGATATTGTGTTAAAGCATAGATTTAAGCAAAAACCTACTGAAATTAAGTCATAAAACTGATTAGTTCATCAAAGAATAAGCCAAAAACAATTTGAGATGTGATTATAAAAAAGAGATAAAGGACAATAATAGAGTGAACAGCTATCGTAAATTACAATTGAATGAATCCTACACTGAGTCTCCAGGTGAGATAgccaatttattcaattcgttTTTCGCTGAGGACAGATCACAAATCATTGGAAACCATAATGCTAATTATATGGACTTGTTAGAAAGGGCGGATTCTGGGAACTGTTTAGTGAATGATGTGCCAGTGACATCTGTAGAGGATGTAAAGAAAATGGTGAGATCTCTAAAAAGTAAGATGAGGATTTTAAATAATGAGGATTTCTTCCACTATGTGGCAGATACTGTGACTTACCTTGTGAACTTGTCTATGTCATCAGGAATCTTCCCATCATCATTCAAAACTACCAAAGTCAGGCCACTCCATAAAAAAGGATCGACCAAAGAAGCTTATGGAAAATTTTAGGCCAGTTTCAATGCTTTCATCATTTTCCAAAATCTTTTAAATGTCCATATATGATGAGCTTCACAGGCATCTCCAACTGGGAAATGTACTGCATAAAAGCAATTTGGATTTAGAAGGAATAAGGCAACAGTTGATGCCATGAATATACTTTTGGATGAGGTATATCTTTCATTAGATGGTGGCGAGAAGGTGACTGGTTTCATTGTGGATTTAAAAATGTCATTTGACATGCTCAGTCATGATATTCTCTCCGATAAGCTGTGTTATTATGGTGTACGGGGGAATTTCCTGCAGCTGATACGGTCTCATCTGAGAGTTCCAAGTTGTCAAGTTGGAGGTTCAGCAGGATCGAATTCAGAACTATCCTCATCGCTCACAACTCCAGGCTGTAAAGAGAGGAGTGCCACAAGGTCTATTTTGGGGCCATTGCTCTTCCTTGTTTTCATTAATGACTTTCCTGCGAATGTCCCTGAAGCACAAACTATACTCTTTGCAGATAATGCAAATTTCATTATAACATCTGAGGAACCAGAGAGCTTGAAGACTAGTGCAGAAAATGTCTTGAGgggtgtagaaatatgatgCAGGGCTAAtaaatccacgttataatggcagtgtgtgatttgcaatggtgttgctatccttgtctatcattcaacaaagcagatggcgtttatcaacaatgtagaaattcagataattgacaaaatattcaatctcaatcatgaaaatgtatcattatatctttaaaaaataaattttcttgacaaattaaatatgattaactattttcaacaataatgaactgtaacattcatcagatatacgagtatcagctgtttgggtggcaaggctgagatctggcaacccttttctcatatattcctacactgccattataacgtggacctcactatagttaatgTCTCAAAGACAATCTTCATTAACTTCTCGATCAGAGAGCAACAAGAATACACATCACAATTTAGAATGTGTGATGCTGATGCTGTTGTTGAACGGGTGGAGAACACCAAATTTCTTGGtgtattcattgattggtctgACCTGGAGACCACATGTGGAGATCCTTATAAAGAAATTGAATACAGCTATTTACACTCTTCACAAATTGGTTTGGATCTCGGATGAGAACGTAGTTACCATGGCTTATTATGGCTACTTTGAGCCCCTTTTAGTTTGTGGTATAGTTGCATGGAGAGCTTCAATCGATGGACGTCGTGTCTTCCTTACCTAAAAGAGAGCCATCAGAGTTATGTTTCGAATGCCGCCAGGCCATCCTTGCAGGGACTTTTTCGTGACAGCGGGCGTTCTTCCAGTTCCTCCCTGCCTGACCAGTCATGTTTGGCAAATATGGTACTAAAACGGAGAAGTGGCTGGACGACTGGTGCAGACATTCACCCTCACAATACACGGAACAGGGAGATGGTGAGACTGGATGCCCACAGAACCGCGTTTTTTAAGGCGAGCCCACAGCATTTGGTCAAAAAAATTGCCATTTTTTGTTGTTCCTATTGTCTAATGCCAAAATGCTTTTCCAATTGAAATTCGTGAACTGAATTCTGAAATAGTCTTCaagagaaaatttgaattgtggTTAAGTGAGAGATGTTTTTATGACATTGGTAAACTTTTGAATCAGTAATTACAATAGGTGTGGTCAATTAAAAACTCAAAATTCAACTTAATTTTATGATCTGTAACTTTTTAAGTATTGGAGACTTTTGATTCTACTGTTTTtagtttattcaacttcaattccatctgtgatattaacttatttttgtttttaattatttagactACATTACATGTATATTATGGTGACGTTTGTAATGTATAATTGTTTGATTcagaataattgtttgaaattaataaattttggaTTCCCATCATGAACTGCAATTATTCAATGGATTCTTAGAAGTTTAAAAGATATCAAAGAGTTACTAGAATGACTAAAAGCTTTTTTAACCAGGTCATTCTCGTTTTATCGGATAGACAAGTTggattgtcggtcccggctgaagtatgacagtcgtgtaactcccattgacggcttgaatAATGTATTCATGCTAGGTGGGGCCTTCCTGCAAGGGACTCGCTAACAACAAAAAGCCTTCACTTTTTATACAAGAAATGCATTAAGTTACTTAGTTTGTGTACAATACAAATACATTAATTTGTAAAACTCATTGaatagtttttaattattataaactaaatGGCGAAACCATATGCTTACctcttttaataaattaaacacTATTATTTCAGACGTTGTAGAATCGCTCCATCATAAATagaatatttgtatttttcccCTCTATTTTTTTTTCTGCACAAAACTTGAGTTTCAATATTTATGGTTGATGAAAAACTTATTTACTAGCAAAGAGAGTATATTGTGTATTGATGGCATAATCTAATGTCTATTGTATGATTTGTGAATGTGAAGGTGGGGGTCGTAATAGTGGTCAGAGCTCATCATCACCTGCTCCGACAGCGAACTCATCCAAGCCAGGACAAGTGCACGCTCGTCCCACCATCGAAGATTATCAGTTACCTCACAGATATCGCAGACAGCAAATGGACGAGAAGGAAATTGAGGCAGTAAATGTAGGTGTTCTGATCACTTTTATAAATTAAtctgtatttattattgcagGCTTCTTCCAATCCTTCATAAACTGTAGAATGTTCTACCACCAAACATGATATTATTGCCACTCCTCTGAAATCCTTCAGAAAGCTTCTATACATgcattagtccagtcaatatagacatgaaaaagggggtgtgcttgcattttatattgtagttcggATTTTTAACATACATTGTTTGTATATGTATTGTTTGTTAATATCTGTTAATACATTATCATATTAACATAATagtatgttaataataataatatcttaacATATTAACATAATGTTACTATGTATACACACATAAACACATGTAACACTATGTACACAAACATAATGTTAATAtgtattgtttggatacataagagaagtacATAACCAATtctttcatgcaaaatttccttgtgctagatacagagtggtccaaaaacctcgtattttcggttaaTTTTCCACATTTTAGCTATTTCCGCCAGATCCTGTAATcaaacagaaaaatttgctcccgccttttTTCAGATTATGAAACTcctaataaaatgagatcattcagaaCTCTCTATCCTCAATGAGTActaaattacaatttttcaaaaatgagtagaattttatgaaaaaatcaattttgatgaatttagtttttatcaacaatttcttccgattgttaccaatcaaatgtataatacaaaatattttcaatttagagtgtattattgttttgtcattttaattggaaattcaattatgatatgtaatattttgttgCAATAGGCTCTAGCTTGGAAAAATTTGTCTTGAtacattaaatgaataaaaagggGTTTATCTGTGTCTTCACATTCAATATTGATGATGGGAAATTTCCTTGAAGCGGATCTCAGACAGGGAAAGTAGGGATTTCAGCCAGGCTAGTTACTGGCTCCAGTGTTTTTCATTACGTCACTTACTAATTAGTCGGCTAAAATCATTTATTGTTTCATCATTCAATTGTAGaattattgaaatcttttcacGAATATATCCTTCTATCCTAGTGAATAAATTggaaatcaatatatttttcttttgtttcagAGTGGCGTCTGCCTGTTCTAATACCATACTATAAATTGTCTGGATCAGTTGTAAATTATTAGTCATTATTTTCTGTCGAGTTTAGtctaatgataaaaaatgtaagatattttaattttgtgtTGTGATACAATGAAAAcgattctatttaaaaaataaatatttgtgttGTCTTCAAATGGTTTTTTATTAGAGCTGCCTTTTAATATTTTCCTATATCTATTATAGATTATAGACGTACCTCTACAACGTAGATCACACATTAGATTATGATTAATAGACTAGAATGTTATTTCTCATACAATATTTGCAGTCAATTCAAAAGCATAAGATACTCGAGTGTCTTGCCATGCTCCCTTCAGTCCCTCggggaaaaaatatattttcctccacccactatttaaagtacttactttactccctagGACATAACAATGAAGTGTCATTTTTCGCTCTTGCGggactaaaataaataaaaaactccCTAGAGACTAGGGACTCTATAAATGGAGaaaactccatttaaataacatgggaagcatctctattttaaaaacttacattggaaaTAGGTTGGGAGGTAGAAGCTCATatgaggaaacataatagagttgtctgtcattgagccaactgaattcaataactcaaccagaaatttgatcaactcattaAATATAATCCCACGGTACGAAAATTAGTAGCCTAGCCTACTCTTATCAGATAACACTTGAGATAGTAAGTGCAGGAGTAAAATTGAATACCTCAGGAATACCTATATTGAGGTATTAGctgtttcaaatattcaatattgaatttgaaagtcACGTTTTTCAAATGAATCTATCATGTTCTATTACTGTACGTACCGTATCTAGCAGCTATTTTATAGTGAGAAATTAACTTTGGACTAGCCTATATTATACTTCAAAACATGGACtgtaattatataaaagcattatttgttttttaaaacatgttttattaatgttcatttcaaaattatttatctaGCTAGACTATTCCATCAATacagctatttatttatttttgtaaaagatgTCCTATTCgatttgatcattattttctttGCTTTAGATTATGTTGAACAAAATAAGTGGATTAGAAACTGGCAATTAtcctatagtgaaattcacttgaaacggtcagcattggttgaatgggaagccgGATTGCTGACAGGTTGAGTTAAATCTCACtgacttgaataattattgtcatttataGTGTAGGCCTATGGTTGCTCAGAAGGATTGGCACTTGGCACTCCGCCCACCATCTCATTACTTGCAAACCCTGTTTTGTACAGCAACCTCTtgtatttgttgatattaatcTGTGAGGCTGTGAATTGATACTGTTCCATTGCAGTAATACAGAGGAAAGAATAATCAAAGATATCGAATATCAAAGAATTTGGGGGAAATGTCGACACTCTAACAAGGTGAAACTCATACCATTGTAAGGTGAGATTGAGCTGATGAAAAAGGTAGGCAttattctctttctccttttccttcacATTTATTTAAAAAGAGAAACATTTCAGACTTTACTCCAGTTGAAATTCAAACTTGTTCTTatttgattcattattcctCCGTCAAATTTAGTTTTGTGAAGATTTTGTCTTTAGAATATTTCTGTTTCAAACTCAGTTTCTTACTcttactataaaatattttttatcaataggCCTACTAAATGCGGGGAAACAgtttttattaagattggttaattctaaatttatttaaattgaaaaaaaatacgtTTTTTTCTGTTCTATTCAAATTGAGTAAATGAGTTGTTGatcaaaatatgataatatattatgttggTGTCAGTAGATTGATGTCGAAACAAGTACCTAATTAGTGATAGTCATCAACATTTCAAGTGAAAGGTATACgctaatgataatgatgagtgATAGCCTAGTCCAGGCAATGGTCAAAAAAGGCTGTAGAAGGAAAATTTTGGAAGACAGTTTTTAACCCTGCAGTtttgtttagggtagtaaggaggtagaCAAATCAAAAGTCTCCACCCCTACCCCCCGCTGCTAAGCGGGTGCATGAGgatggttcaaaggtaccattttttgttttttcgcATGTAACTCGAGAATTACGcatcttacggacataactgtTCTATACACAATTAAAGCTTAAATAATTTgtctacaatattcatctctcAACTTTTTCTTTGTTCATTTGTGCTTATATCTAGGCTAGTTTTAAACAGCTAGGTACTTCAATTCCATCAGCACTGGCATGCTGTTAATCATGGCAGCTACACTAGGTATTCATTTGCACTAAATAAGAGTATAACGATTAGTGAGCCAACCGTTTTTCGTGGTAGGAGAGTCGacacaatttattgaatttcattcataaacactCAGTTATGGTAAAACACTATTCCCGTATAGAACTGAAAGTTTTTATGAATTTACCCTGATACTCCTTATTCCGACCTCGGAAAACGGTTCACTGAATGGTTGAACGGTTGGTGCAAATGACAAGTGGAGCGGCCGTAATTAACAACATGTCAGTGATGATGGAATAAAAACAGCAGTAGTTTGAAACTAGCCTAGATATAAGCACAAATAAGCAAAGAATGCATCATTAATGCAAAATAACAGTGCTACCAACATGAACAGAAATACATTGCGGATATTAATTTACTCACCCTCGTATAAAAGTGACCACAACTCACTTATTTTTGGGTAGGCTACCTATGTTCGGAAATCTGATTATAATCTGGCGCATAGTTTTTGGGAGTGCTGGATCCAAATCCAAAAACAGAAtatttctatctttattcataaGGAAAGATATGAGTAATCAATTTCGAAATACGAATCCACAACAACACTTGTAGTGCGGCACATTGAGCTGGCGCATAAGGAACAGCAGAGTTGAAATGTTGTGGACCGTTTCCATTATTACAAGTTCCCGTCATTCGATCTCTAGTCATGTTGCAGCCATGGGCGCTGACTTACCAAAACCTTTGGGTAGGCTCATTGGTCTGATGGGGGGGTGGGTATACcatgtgtcacctggtcattgggatatatatatatatatatatatatatatatatatatattatatatatatatatatatttatctcatattgatcaggattttagagtttcaaATTATAAGTCAGTGAACAGTCATCGAGCGAtagatagaaattattattgtatactcGAGGTgactttcatgtttggcattgactgatagtttatttattccccaaaattatatttttttgggAGAGAGCTCGTTTGATAGGACTCATAGTAAAGTCCATCTTATCTATTGAAGAGGATATAGGCTtgttttttataatacagtttttctGTCGCAGTTCGGGAGGCTTAAAaaagaattgtattattatagaaaacaaGTTCGAGCCGATTCGTTAGTTCcgataatttgatattttattctaatttgtaaAGTCTATCAGtgaattccaaatggaaaagcATCTCGAAAGGTAGGTGGTTTTTGTTAAgatccatttcattttattgCCACAAAATTTAAATCTTTGCAGCCAAGCGAGTAgtgttcatatttatttatttatgaatttttaaaagttagttgttttttaatatatatacccATTAAAAATAGCCCAATCATATATGTATTACCATATTATTTAACCATTGTTATCAATTTGATGGAAGtgttaaatattattttctctccATTTTGTTATCATTTTTTTACCCACCATTACATTTGATGGAGACTAAAGGATTTTTAATCCAGCTTTATATTTGGACTTTTTCGGTATCCTCATTTTTTGTGGTCGCATTCtccattattaaaatattttttttatttcagtgaaatttattatggaTGAAATAGTTGAGTTTAAATCTTACGGGGCTGTAGAAACAGTTATTAGGATGAATTTCGAGGATTTAATTAAATGGAATATTTTGGAACATAGATTTTATCACTATTATCAGTGCGTATTACAAAATGGATTACTAATAACGGATTgagaataatgattataattgaacagATTTTGAGATTCACGATATTGGAAAGTTTCgattattgattttgatattttgaattgaaaaagct
The sequence above is drawn from the Nilaparvata lugens isolate BPH chromosome 2, ASM1435652v1, whole genome shotgun sequence genome and encodes:
- the LOC111043748 gene encoding uncharacterized protein LOC111043748 isoform X2, which encodes MSLFLKEILINKVKSSNGLLILSRSMQTVKPHVPMIQFRKGGFASGGGRNSGQSSSSPAPTANSSKPGQVHARPTIEDYQLPHRYRRQQMDEKEIEAVNSGVCLF
- the LOC111043748 gene encoding uncharacterized protein LOC111043748 isoform X3, producing the protein MSLFLKEILINKVKSSNGLLILSRSMQTVKPHVPMIQFRKGGGRNSGQSSSSPAPTANSSKPGQVHARPTIEDYQLPHRYRRQQMDEKEIEAVNSGVCLF